One region of Fervidobacterium sp. genomic DNA includes:
- the rsmA gene encoding 16S rRNA (adenine(1518)-N(6)/adenine(1519)-N(6))-dimethyltransferase RsmA: MKKYGLYLKKALGQNFLSSEFYAEKIVELANISEKDNVLEIGAGAGTLTVALAKTGATVFAVEIDRRMEPVLRERLSTFSNVVVIFQDFLAIDMSFLPKGYKCVSNIPYYITAPILKKLLFTDFQSVYIMLQKEVGERLVNQPGNSNRGFLSVVVQTVAHVEKVLNIPKSAFVPNPKVDSVVVKMTRKENLPFKNSLELESYWKFVSNCFGQKRKTIYNNLKNMVPKEKLENMLINCTINQDARPEQLSDEQFFQLWRYFYEEGLCI; this comes from the coding sequence TTGAAAAAGTACGGTCTTTATCTGAAAAAAGCATTAGGTCAAAATTTTCTTTCAAGCGAATTTTATGCTGAGAAAATAGTTGAGCTTGCTAACATATCTGAAAAGGACAATGTTTTAGAAATTGGAGCTGGAGCTGGTACATTAACAGTTGCACTGGCAAAAACCGGTGCAACTGTTTTTGCTGTAGAAATTGACAGACGTATGGAGCCTGTGTTAAGAGAAAGATTAAGCACTTTTTCAAATGTGGTGGTGATATTCCAGGACTTTTTAGCAATTGATATGTCTTTCTTACCGAAAGGTTATAAATGTGTATCAAACATTCCTTATTACATAACCGCACCAATACTCAAAAAATTGTTATTCACAGATTTTCAAAGCGTATATATAATGTTACAGAAAGAAGTAGGAGAAAGATTAGTCAATCAACCTGGAAATTCCAACAGAGGTTTTCTATCCGTTGTTGTACAAACTGTAGCACATGTAGAGAAAGTACTTAATATTCCAAAGAGTGCATTTGTACCAAATCCAAAAGTCGATAGTGTTGTCGTAAAGATGACCAGAAAAGAAAATCTTCCCTTCAAAAATTCATTAGAATTGGAAAGTTATTGGAAATTTGTATCTAATTGTTTTGGTCAAAAAAGAAAGACAATATACAACAATCTCAAAAATATGGTACCCAAGGAAAAGTTAGAAAATATGCTTATTAATTGCACAATTAATCAAGATGCAAGGCCAGAACAATTAAGTGACGAGCAATTTTTTCAACTTTGGAGGTATTTTTATGAAGAAGGTCTTTGTATTTGA